One part of the Rutidosis leptorrhynchoides isolate AG116_Rl617_1_P2 chromosome 1, CSIRO_AGI_Rlap_v1, whole genome shotgun sequence genome encodes these proteins:
- the LOC139855591 gene encoding GDSL esterase/lipase At4g10955-like, producing MTANQMQTQGMDVNDSNNNENSVIHHPYAFHVSGPRKVSAPNWRDLINSSWKDGNYKRTVIACFIQAVYLLELDRQEKRSQENALAPKWFIPFKYKLSRTLIDERDGSIYGAILEWDRSAALSDFIVIRPSCAPRAVLALRGTLLKGPTLRRDIEDDLRFLAWESLKGSVRFNGALEALKSISDAYGSHNVAIAGHSLGAGFALQIGKSFAKQGLFVETHLFNPPSVSIAMSLKNVGEKAFIVWQKVKSMVSSNVAVTAEDISNNNNNPVAFSKWVPHLYVNNSDYICCYYTDPAGVEASGSGGGDAVEKENVRPPPVSGGHVAAKLFVLSKGKQKFMEAHGLEQWWSDDLELELALQSSKLISKQLKSLYTLPPSSTPNRR from the exons ATGACGGCAAATCAGATGCAAACACAAGGAATGGATGTTAATGATAGTAACAACAATGAGAATAGTGTGATTCATCATCCGTACGCGTTTCATGTATCTGGACCGCGTAAAGTTTCCGCACCTAACTGGCGTGATCTTATCAATTCCAGCTG GAAAGATGGAAACTACAAAAGGACTGTCATTGCTTGTTTTATCCAAGCAGTTTACTTGCTAGAACTCGACAGACAAGAAAAAAGATCTCAAGAAAACGCTTTAGCTCCAAAATGGTTCATACCTTTTAAATACAAACTTTCAAGAACCTTAATTGATGAAAGAGATGGATCTATATATGGTGCAATACTAGAATGGGATCGATCTGCAGCTTTATCTGATTTCATTGTCATTAGACCTAGCTGTGCACCTCGTGCAGTTTTAGCATTAAGAGGGACACTTTTAAAAGGTCCGACTCTTAGGCGTGACATCGAAGATGATCTCAGGTTTTTAGCATGGGAAAGTTTAAAAGGTTCTGTGAGATTTAACGGCGCGTTAGAAGCTTTGAAGTCAATATCAGATGCGTATGGAAGTCATAATGTGGCGATTGCGGGCCATTCTTTAGGAGCGGGATTTGCTCTACAAATAGGGAAATCGTTTGCAAAACAAGGACTTTTTGTTGAGACACATTTGTTCAATCCACCATCTGTTTCAATTGCTATGAGTTTGAAAAATGTGGGCGAAAAAGCTTTCATTGTTTGGCAAAAAGTCAAGTCAATGGTGTCGTCTAATGTTGCTGTTACTGCTgaagatattagtaataataataataatccagtAGCCTTTAGCAAATGGGTGCCTCATTTGTATGTGAATAACAGTGATTATATATGCTGTTATTATACTGATCCGGCTGGCGTTGAAGCCAGCGGCAGTGGTGGTGGTGATGCAGTTGAGAAGGAGAATGTGAGGCCGCCGCCAGTTAGCGGTGGACACGTGGCAGCAAAGCTTTTTGTGTTGTCGAAAGGGAAGCAGAAGTTCATGGAAGCACATGGATTGGAGCAATGGTGGTCGGATGATTTGGAGCTCGAATTGGCTTTGCAGAGTAGTAAGCTTATTAGTAAACAGTTGAAGTCACTGTATACTTTGCCTCCTAGCTCTACCCCGAACCGTAGATGA
- the LOC139900830 gene encoding uncharacterized protein encodes MEAMVAKKVKSGTFLKICCGVVVLLLFILIVVLITLFFTLFKPKNPKVTTHPTTLENLEYSLFPKVSINATIVLNVTVSNHNHGSFTFKTSIANVYYRGTLILEIPIEQAKILARGNFTITAYANVTADKMAMDPNFDNDIGSGHLSFTCTAILDGKISVLKIIKKRAEVTNVCDVFVDILTKKVESTCHAKVKM; translated from the coding sequence ATGGAAGCAATGGTAGCAAAAAAAGTGAAGTCAGGAACATTTCTAAAGATATGTTGTGGGGTTGTTGTACTTCTACTATTTATCCTCATTGTGGTTTTGATAACTCTATTCTTCACTCTTTTCAAACCGAAAAACCCTAAGGTTACCACCCATCCGACAACCCTAGAGAATCTCGAATATAGCTTATTTCCTAAAGTTAGCATAAATGCAACGATTGTGTTAAACGTGACAGTTAGCAATCATAATCATGGGAGTTTTACGTTTAAAACGTCGATTGCGAATGTTTATTATAGAGGCACACTAATACTTGAGATACCTATTGAACAAGCCAAGATTCTAGCTCGTGGTAACTTTACCATAACGGCTTATGCTAACGTGACTGCTGATAAAATGGCGATGGATCCAAATTTTGATAATGATATCGGGTCAGGTCATCTTAGTTTCACATGTACGGCTATTTTAGACGGGAAAATAAGTGTTTTAAAGATCATAAAGAAAAGAGCCGAGGTAACAAATGTTTGTGACGTCTTTGTTGACATTTTGACTAAGAAAGTTGAGTCAACATGCCACGCAAAAGTCAAAATGTAA